The proteins below are encoded in one region of Paenibacillus albus:
- the uxaC gene encoding glucuronate isomerase, with the protein MKAFMDNDFLLHSETAQRLYHEYAKDMPIIDYHCHLSQQDIYENKTYNNLTEVWLYGDHYKWRAMRANGIEEKYVTGGEGVSDYDRFLAYARTVPMTLGNPLYHWSHLELRRLFGIEELINEKNAPIIWEKANAKLQGGGFSVRDFIRDAGVEVVCTTDDPADSLEHHALLAQEKDLGFQVLPSFRPDKSLEINRGTFVEYIGKLGAAAGVNIASYDDLLQALEKRVRYFHEVGSRVSDHGLDYMPWAESTREEAAEIFARGLRGESVTLEEEKKYKAHTLVFLGELYAELGWSMQLHMNAHRNNNARKFAQLGPDTGFDSISDSPVAVPVVRFLSRLDENDKLPRTILYSLNPSDNNVIASLIGSFQGGGIPGKIQLGSAWWFNDTKDGMLEQLKSLANMGLLSRFVGMLTDSRSFLSYTRHEYFRRIFCNLIGEWVENGEAPNEIEALGELVQAVCYNNAKAYFRF; encoded by the coding sequence ATGAAAGCATTTATGGACAATGATTTTTTATTACATAGTGAGACCGCGCAGAGGTTATACCACGAGTATGCGAAGGATATGCCGATCATTGACTATCACTGCCACCTAAGCCAGCAGGACATCTACGAGAACAAGACCTACAACAACCTGACCGAGGTTTGGCTGTACGGCGATCACTATAAATGGCGCGCGATGCGTGCGAACGGCATTGAAGAGAAGTATGTTACAGGCGGCGAGGGAGTCAGCGATTACGATAGATTCTTAGCTTATGCCCGCACGGTGCCGATGACGCTCGGCAACCCGCTTTATCACTGGTCGCACCTGGAGCTACGCCGATTGTTCGGCATTGAAGAGCTCATTAATGAGAAGAACGCGCCGATTATTTGGGAAAAGGCGAACGCCAAGCTGCAGGGCGGCGGCTTCTCCGTGCGCGATTTCATTCGCGATGCAGGCGTAGAAGTCGTTTGCACGACGGACGATCCGGCCGACTCGCTAGAGCATCATGCGCTGCTGGCGCAGGAGAAAGACCTCGGCTTCCAAGTGCTGCCTTCGTTCCGTCCGGACAAATCGCTCGAGATTAACCGCGGAACATTCGTCGAATACATCGGCAAGCTAGGGGCGGCAGCAGGCGTCAACATTGCAAGCTACGATGATTTGCTGCAGGCGCTGGAGAAGCGGGTTCGTTATTTCCACGAAGTCGGCAGCCGGGTGTCCGATCATGGGCTCGACTATATGCCTTGGGCAGAGTCGACGCGCGAGGAAGCGGCAGAGATCTTCGCACGCGGGCTGCGAGGCGAAAGCGTTACGCTCGAAGAAGAGAAGAAGTACAAAGCGCACACGCTTGTGTTCTTGGGTGAGCTGTACGCGGAGCTGGGCTGGTCGATGCAGCTGCATATGAACGCGCATCGCAATAACAATGCGCGCAAGTTCGCGCAGCTTGGCCCGGACACGGGCTTCGATTCGATCAGCGACAGCCCCGTTGCGGTGCCGGTTGTACGATTCCTCAGCCGTTTGGATGAGAACGACAAGCTGCCGCGCACCATCCTGTACTCGCTGAACCCATCGGATAACAATGTGATCGCTTCGCTGATCGGCAGCTTCCAAGGCGGGGGCATTCCGGGCAAAATCCAGCTTGGCTCCGCGTGGTGGTTCAACGATACGAAGGATGGCATGCTGGAGCAGCTGAAGTCGCTTGCGAACATGGGACTGCTGAGCCGTTTTGTCGGCATGCTGACCGATTCGCGCAGCTTCCTCTCGTATACGCGGCACGAGTACTTCCGCCGGATCTTCTGCAATCTGATTGGCGAATGGGTAGAGAATGGCGAAGCGCCGAATGAGATCGAGGCGCTAGGCGAGCTGGTGCAGGCCGTCTGCTATAACAATGCGAAGGCTTATTTCCGTTTCTAA
- a CDS encoding AraC family transcriptional regulator — translation MRLIADEPLSYGDEEGDFFIQQVRRTKPFERNNHIHRTYEIYYQVSGQRYHFIDDRSYTIVAGDLVFVNKHVVHNSAAFGPLAHERIVINFSDAFLGEGHPLHHPSLFEPFANNALLLRLNSEEQAFVHQLLAKMVAETIERRLGYETYLRVLLTELLLFAARHPAVQEEHHRIGGGSASAAAVSPLQHKISEVVQHINEHYDTKLVLADLAKRFFMSPYYLSRSFKTITGFTLVEYIHLTRVREAQRLLKETELKVIVIAERTGFENTGHFDRIFKKVAGTTPLGFRKLGRQG, via the coding sequence GTGAGGCTTATTGCAGACGAACCGCTCTCCTACGGGGATGAGGAGGGCGATTTTTTTATCCAGCAGGTTCGGCGGACGAAGCCGTTCGAGCGGAATAATCACATTCATCGAACCTATGAAATTTACTATCAGGTGTCGGGACAGCGATATCATTTTATAGATGACCGATCCTATACCATCGTTGCCGGCGATCTCGTGTTCGTGAACAAGCATGTCGTGCACAACTCCGCCGCCTTCGGACCGCTTGCGCATGAGCGTATCGTCATTAATTTCAGCGACGCTTTTCTCGGCGAGGGCCATCCGCTTCACCATCCGTCGCTCTTCGAGCCGTTCGCGAATAACGCCCTTCTGCTGCGGCTGAACTCCGAGGAGCAAGCGTTTGTCCACCAGCTCCTTGCCAAAATGGTTGCCGAAACCATCGAGCGCCGCCTCGGCTACGAAACGTATTTGCGCGTGCTGCTCACAGAGCTGCTGCTCTTCGCCGCTAGGCATCCGGCTGTGCAAGAGGAGCATCATCGTATCGGCGGCGGTTCCGCTTCGGCGGCAGCTGTCAGCCCGCTCCAGCACAAAATCTCCGAGGTCGTCCAGCACATCAACGAGCACTACGACACGAAGCTTGTTCTCGCAGACCTCGCGAAGCGCTTCTTCATGAGCCCGTACTATCTCAGCCGCAGCTTCAAGACGATCACGGGCTTTACGCTCGTCGAATACATCCATCTGACGCGGGTGCGCGAAGCACAGCGGCTGCTCAAGGAGACCGAGCTGAAGGTGATCGTGATTGCCGAGCGGACCGGGTTTGAGAACACGGGGCATTTTGACAGAATCTTCAAGAAGGTGGCGGGCACGACGCCGCTGGGGTTTCGGAAGCTGGGGCGGCAGGGGTAG
- a CDS encoding NUDIX hydrolase — translation MTKNSDSSSFHRHMGVYGICCANNRILVIRKILGPYTGRYDLPGGRLEKLETLEQGIIRELREETGYTVRTLQNIGVCDFTVTWTMKDDTIENLHHIAILYEAAVDTDELTSTIDAFEGQDSNGAAWLALEEVTAANSSPS, via the coding sequence ATGACCAAGAACAGTGATAGTAGCAGCTTCCATCGGCATATGGGCGTTTACGGCATTTGCTGTGCTAATAACCGGATTCTCGTCATTCGCAAAATTTTGGGACCCTACACTGGACGATATGATCTGCCTGGCGGTCGGCTGGAGAAGCTGGAAACCTTGGAGCAAGGAATAATTAGGGAACTCCGCGAGGAAACAGGTTATACCGTTCGCACGCTTCAAAATATCGGGGTCTGCGATTTTACCGTAACGTGGACTATGAAAGATGATACGATAGAGAATTTACATCACATCGCGATTCTTTATGAGGCAGCCGTTGACACCGATGAGCTGACGAGCACAATTGATGCTTTCGAAGGCCAGGATTCCAACGGAGCTGCTTGGCTGGCGCTTGAAGAAGTAACTGCCGCCAATTCGTCTCCCTCGTAA
- a CDS encoding response regulator, protein MRNLLIVDDEKNIRLGLRAIIERGIPGSYQIQFAAEGEEALALIREGGIELVITDIRMPGMDGLALIREVQALEPEQRPVMMILSGHDDFQYAKEAMLYDVKEYLLKPIVRDELFASLARVEQELARRAQLTERLEEVHHYRDELLASQLNYIFLHPAMEEAEIAERCEKAGWRAVVPSGGEAWTGAAEAGGAGAEAEAEALAGAASGAQSSPSAGYVVALLKLAGGSRAGQLEALVAAELGGGIRFYFKDKDDRFVLLCESAEPLEKLVAFMQMHKMAGQIGISGRMYAAGGVKAAYEEAREALGYGFLQTSGESQLLQFDRGRERSGESQVPLEEIRKLANMLGTDRDKEMKAILTELLDAKRLASFDMAYIEETSRQLNELVFDSVFNRYGEESVEILRIYKKVGSIYNFETIHDYFHGVEDLLLRLSDYVRSLRSVHAEHKEMKKAVCYIHENYHRDLNMAMVSNHVSLNYSYFSQSFKEFTGESFVTYLKKVRIEKAKSLLLEEADCKVYEVSERVGFENAKQFNRVFREMEGISAMEYRTKAAVQRV, encoded by the coding sequence ATGCGGAACTTATTAATTGTCGATGATGAGAAAAACATTCGGCTGGGACTTCGGGCGATCATCGAGCGCGGAATTCCGGGGAGCTATCAGATCCAGTTCGCCGCTGAGGGTGAGGAAGCTTTGGCGCTTATCCGCGAAGGCGGTATCGAGCTTGTCATTACCGATATTCGGATGCCGGGCATGGATGGATTGGCACTGATCCGGGAGGTGCAGGCGCTAGAACCGGAGCAGAGGCCGGTTATGATGATTCTGAGCGGGCACGATGACTTCCAGTATGCAAAAGAAGCGATGCTGTACGACGTGAAGGAATATCTGCTCAAGCCAATTGTGCGGGATGAGCTGTTCGCTTCGCTTGCGCGGGTGGAACAGGAGCTTGCGCGACGGGCGCAGCTGACCGAACGGCTTGAAGAGGTGCATCATTATCGGGATGAGCTGCTGGCGAGCCAGCTGAACTATATCTTCCTGCATCCAGCTATGGAAGAGGCGGAGATTGCGGAGCGGTGCGAGAAAGCGGGCTGGCGCGCGGTTGTGCCAAGCGGTGGTGAGGCATGGACAGGGGCAGCAGAAGCGGGAGGAGCAGGAGCAGAAGCAGAAGCAGAAGCATTGGCAGGAGCAGCATCAGGAGCGCAAAGCTCGCCTTCGGCCGGTTACGTTGTCGCGCTGCTAAAGCTTGCTGGGGGCAGCCGAGCTGGACAGCTTGAGGCGCTTGTCGCGGCGGAGCTTGGCGGAGGCATCCGGTTTTATTTTAAAGATAAGGACGACCGGTTCGTGCTGTTGTGCGAATCTGCTGAGCCGTTGGAGAAGCTAGTCGCGTTCATGCAGATGCATAAGATGGCGGGGCAGATTGGCATCAGCGGCCGGATGTATGCGGCGGGTGGAGTGAAAGCGGCATACGAAGAAGCGCGCGAAGCGCTAGGGTATGGATTCTTGCAGACAAGCGGCGAGTCGCAGCTGCTGCAGTTCGACCGGGGGAGAGAGCGCTCGGGTGAAAGTCAGGTGCCTCTTGAAGAGATTCGGAAGCTCGCCAACATGCTCGGCACCGACCGTGATAAGGAAATGAAGGCGATTCTGACCGAGCTGCTTGATGCGAAGAGACTGGCGTCTTTCGATATGGCGTATATCGAGGAGACTAGCAGGCAGCTGAACGAGCTTGTCTTCGACAGCGTCTTCAACCGTTACGGCGAAGAGTCGGTGGAAATTCTGCGCATCTACAAGAAGGTCGGCAGCATCTACAATTTTGAGACGATCCATGATTATTTTCACGGTGTGGAAGACCTGCTGCTGCGGCTCAGCGATTACGTGCGCAGCCTGCGCTCGGTGCATGCGGAGCATAAAGAGATGAAGAAGGCGGTCTGCTACATTCACGAGAATTATCACCGCGATCTGAACATGGCAATGGTGTCCAACCATGTTTCGCTCAACTATTCGTATTTCAGCCAGTCGTTCAAAGAGTTCACCGGCGAGAGCTTCGTCACGTACCTGAAGAAGGTGCGGATCGAGAAGGCGAAGTCGCTGCTGCTGGAGGAAGCGGACTGCAAAGTCTACGAAGTGAGCGAACGCGTCGGCTTCGAGAACGCGAAGCAGTTCAACCGCGTCTTCCGCGAGATGGAAGGCATCTCGGCGATGGAGTATCGCACGAAGGCTGCGGTACAGCGGGTTTGA
- a CDS encoding cache domain-containing sensor histidine kinase, which yields MMNRLRMTSREMLYKLEQLSLQKRLFFSYILILLLPTLFISFIIFKELKDNYMKDIIKKYENTLEIERVNMNNNVETMERAAQLSISDKEVLYYLERTSEPNASELIAFDTTAVSNILRLQFNNPNIEHIRLFSNNKQINEIWPVILLERRMAAEPWYKKVNELNGTELWYFDRMDREPIRPIVADAKESRPKLSLLREIEYPAGRHVGIMQVDMLLTNFFPNVYQSQGEGQSQMFIVDREGKMFRNAGSSFLGTVGLTESDIQHELNKHLTGDGSGHFLFEQKGTPFLGNYIHIDKLDAYVFNVVSLKNVFADINKSRNKIIFVNILLLVILSISTYFLNAIILKKLHTLSDFMKRVRQGDFNFDFTIRGGGEVGELAHHFRKMLKKINELIADAVTKQAASKEAELRTLKNQIDSHFLYNTLENIKMLAEIENQPVISDALTSLGGMMRYNLKWTSEYVRLKDELGHITNYIAIMNVRFDHTVSLNIDVPPDFLEQELLKMSLQPIVENSVKHGMKWKASEERGLVITISAVVADTSIVLEIADNGTGMTPEQTAELNRKIGREDVWPGAGKGHIEVAAAQENQTEGSGIGLRNVHQRIQLFYGKEYGLHVESSEGAHTRVIMRIPYFIWNGGLS from the coding sequence ATGATGAATCGGTTGCGAATGACAAGTCGAGAGATGCTATACAAGCTGGAGCAGCTGTCCCTTCAGAAGAGACTCTTCTTCTCGTATATTCTTATTCTCCTTCTGCCAACTCTCTTTATCTCCTTCATTATCTTCAAAGAGCTGAAGGACAATTATATGAAGGATATCATCAAGAAGTATGAGAATACGCTTGAGATCGAGCGCGTCAATATGAACAACAACGTCGAGACGATGGAACGTGCGGCGCAACTGTCGATTTCGGATAAAGAGGTGCTTTATTACTTGGAGCGGACGAGCGAGCCTAATGCGTCGGAGCTTATTGCGTTCGATACGACGGCTGTCTCCAACATCCTGCGGCTGCAGTTCAACAATCCCAACATCGAGCATATTCGGCTGTTCTCGAACAATAAGCAGATTAACGAGATATGGCCGGTCATTCTACTGGAGCGCCGCATGGCTGCAGAGCCTTGGTATAAGAAGGTGAATGAGCTGAACGGTACGGAGCTGTGGTATTTTGACCGAATGGACCGGGAACCGATTCGCCCGATTGTGGCGGATGCGAAGGAATCGAGGCCGAAGCTGTCGCTGCTGCGCGAGATCGAGTATCCGGCAGGCAGGCATGTCGGCATCATGCAGGTCGATATGCTGCTGACGAATTTCTTCCCGAACGTGTATCAGAGCCAAGGAGAAGGCCAGTCCCAGATGTTCATCGTCGACCGCGAGGGCAAAATGTTCCGTAACGCAGGAAGCAGCTTCCTCGGTACTGTCGGCTTAACGGAGAGCGACATTCAACATGAGCTGAACAAGCATCTGACCGGAGACGGCAGCGGACACTTCCTGTTCGAGCAGAAAGGCACGCCATTCCTCGGCAACTATATCCATATTGATAAGCTGGACGCTTACGTGTTTAATGTTGTTTCGCTGAAGAACGTGTTCGCAGACATTAACAAATCGCGGAACAAAATCATTTTCGTCAACATTCTGCTGCTCGTCATTCTGTCGATTTCGACGTACTTTCTGAATGCGATTATTCTAAAGAAGCTGCATACACTGTCGGACTTTATGAAGCGGGTGCGTCAGGGCGACTTTAACTTTGACTTCACCATTCGCGGTGGCGGCGAGGTCGGAGAGCTGGCCCATCATTTTCGCAAAATGCTGAAAAAAATCAACGAGCTTATCGCCGATGCCGTCACGAAGCAGGCGGCTTCTAAGGAGGCAGAGCTGCGGACGCTGAAGAATCAGATTGATTCTCACTTCCTCTACAACACGCTCGAGAACATTAAGATGCTCGCGGAGATTGAGAATCAGCCCGTCATCTCCGATGCGCTCACCTCGCTTGGCGGGATGATGCGCTACAACCTCAAATGGACGAGTGAGTACGTGCGGCTGAAGGATGAGCTCGGTCATATTACGAATTACATTGCCATAATGAATGTGCGGTTCGATCATACGGTCAGTCTCAATATTGATGTGCCGCCGGACTTCCTGGAGCAGGAATTGCTCAAAATGTCGCTGCAGCCCATCGTCGAGAACTCCGTCAAGCATGGCATGAAGTGGAAAGCGTCAGAGGAGCGGGGCCTCGTTATTACCATCTCCGCGGTCGTGGCGGACACGAGCATTGTGCTTGAAATTGCCGACAATGGCACAGGCATGACGCCGGAGCAGACGGCGGAGCTGAATCGGAAGATTGGCCGGGAAGACGTGTGGCCTGGCGCGGGCAAAGGTCATATAGAGGTGGCGGCAGCGCAAGAGAATCAGACTGAAGGCAGCGGCATTGGGCTGCGCAACGTGCATCAGCGGATCCAGCTGTTCTATGGCAAAGAGTACGGCTTACATGTGGAGAGCAGCGAAGGCGCGCATACGCGTGTCATTATGCGAATTCCTTATTTTATCTGGAACGGAGGGCTGAGCTGA
- a CDS encoding type 2 periplasmic-binding domain-containing protein, with amino-acid sequence MRKGKLHRVIAFMSVLALVFTMAACSSNSNDNSKNTSSNSGTDNSNKTANTTTDANTAATKDAKADNTAAAANPDEPGWKSDTSPITFDWYLNFSWFPNKWGVDATSQYITKKTGVNINFIVPAGNENEKLNTMIASGSLPDFITLGWYEDGVKKMIEGGMVEPLNKLAEQYDPYFFKVADGAKTSWYTQPDGNFYGYPNASSSPKDFEKFSGDYTSNQTFVVRKDMYEALGKPDMRTKEGFLNALKLAKEKFPEVNGQPLIPLGLHEFTETGNYSLEGYLQNFLAVPYEKDGKLYDRRTDAEYLGWLKTFRKANEMGLLAKDIFIDKRPQMEEKIAQGRYFAMLYQRSDFAAQQNALYAKDPNSVYIAIDGPGDEAQDPPTLSGPGISGWTVTLISKNVKDKARAIKFLSYLISEEGNKDLYMGIPGETYDEVDGKATFKPEVLELLNKDRSAFDKKYGASYTFWMLMDTNMNLQWAPPSVEPSKQMEDWTKGKTTSFSQFDQIDPTGNSEEGIANTKIGQTWGKTLPKLILSKSDADFDKLYAEFLEKRKDAGLDKVQAYQQSHYEDNVAKLKEFLK; translated from the coding sequence ATGAGAAAAGGAAAGCTTCATCGCGTCATTGCTTTCATGTCGGTACTTGCTTTAGTCTTCACCATGGCAGCTTGCTCGAGCAATAGCAACGATAACAGCAAGAATACGAGCAGCAACAGCGGCACCGACAACAGCAACAAAACCGCGAATACAACAACAGACGCCAACACAGCAGCAACGAAAGATGCCAAAGCGGATAACACGGCAGCTGCGGCGAACCCAGACGAGCCGGGCTGGAAGTCCGATACGTCGCCGATTACGTTCGACTGGTATCTCAACTTCTCCTGGTTCCCGAACAAGTGGGGCGTAGATGCAACTTCCCAATACATTACGAAGAAAACCGGCGTTAACATCAACTTCATCGTGCCGGCAGGCAATGAGAATGAGAAGTTGAATACGATGATTGCTTCCGGATCGCTGCCAGACTTCATTACGCTTGGCTGGTATGAGGACGGCGTGAAGAAAATGATCGAAGGCGGAATGGTAGAGCCGCTGAATAAGCTGGCAGAGCAGTACGACCCATACTTCTTTAAAGTAGCTGACGGCGCGAAGACGTCGTGGTACACGCAGCCGGACGGCAACTTCTACGGCTATCCGAATGCGTCGTCGTCGCCGAAGGATTTTGAGAAGTTCTCCGGAGATTACACGTCGAACCAAACGTTCGTCGTTCGCAAAGATATGTACGAAGCGCTCGGCAAGCCGGACATGCGCACGAAGGAAGGGTTCCTGAACGCGCTGAAGCTGGCTAAAGAGAAGTTCCCTGAAGTAAACGGGCAGCCGCTCATTCCGCTCGGCTTGCATGAATTCACAGAGACAGGCAACTACTCGCTTGAAGGTTACCTGCAGAACTTCCTGGCTGTGCCATACGAGAAGGATGGCAAGCTGTACGACCGCCGCACGGATGCTGAATACCTCGGCTGGCTGAAGACGTTCCGCAAAGCGAATGAAATGGGCTTGCTCGCGAAGGACATCTTCATCGACAAACGTCCGCAAATGGAAGAGAAAATTGCGCAAGGCCGTTACTTCGCAATGCTGTATCAACGCAGTGACTTTGCCGCTCAACAGAATGCGCTGTACGCGAAAGACCCGAACTCCGTATACATCGCGATAGACGGACCTGGCGATGAAGCGCAAGATCCGCCAACCTTGTCCGGCCCTGGCATCTCTGGCTGGACGGTAACGCTCATCTCGAAGAACGTGAAGGACAAAGCAAGAGCCATCAAGTTCCTGAGCTACCTCATCAGTGAAGAAGGCAACAAAGACTTGTACATGGGTATTCCGGGCGAGACGTACGATGAAGTGGACGGCAAGGCGACATTCAAGCCGGAAGTGCTTGAGCTGCTCAACAAAGACCGCTCCGCGTTCGATAAGAAATACGGCGCATCGTATACGTTCTGGATGCTGATGGACACGAACATGAACCTGCAGTGGGCGCCGCCAAGCGTGGAGCCTTCCAAGCAAATGGAAGATTGGACGAAGGGCAAGACGACAAGCTTCTCGCAATTCGACCAGATCGATCCGACGGGCAACTCCGAGGAAGGCATTGCGAATACGAAGATCGGTCAAACTTGGGGCAAAACGCTGCCTAAGCTGATCTTGAGCAAATCCGATGCGGACTTCGACAAGCTGTACGCCGAATTCCTCGAGAAGCGCAAAGACGCTGGACTCGACAAGGTTCAGGCTTACCAGCAGAGCCATTATGAGGATAATGTAGCGAAGCTGAAAGAGTTTCTGAAATAA
- a CDS encoding carbohydrate ABC transporter permease, giving the protein MLLLKRRTPGEALFDAGNVLGMLVICFITIYPIWYVLVNAFNEGQDAMRGGIYWWPRLFSLDSFRAVFNNPGIMKAMGVTVAKTVVGTVLHVFFTAMVAYAFSRQELIGRKVYMLLGIITMIFSGGLIPYYLLIRDLHLLDSFLVYIIPAMFNFFDLIIFLAFFREIPSGLVEAAKIDGANDFGIFVRVIIPVSMPVIATIALFHGVYQWNDYFTGIIYINNMDLQPIQTFLYRVIAQSSSNLMMAAMPGGIQKSVTSQSIKLATMVVTTLPIVLVYPFLQKYFVKGMMIGSIKG; this is encoded by the coding sequence ATGCTCTTACTCAAAAGAAGAACTCCCGGCGAAGCTCTCTTCGATGCCGGCAACGTCCTCGGGATGCTGGTCATCTGCTTCATTACGATCTATCCAATCTGGTACGTGCTCGTTAATGCCTTCAATGAAGGACAGGACGCGATGCGCGGCGGCATCTATTGGTGGCCCCGCCTGTTCAGTCTCGACAGCTTCCGGGCGGTGTTCAACAATCCTGGCATTATGAAGGCAATGGGCGTTACAGTGGCAAAAACCGTCGTCGGTACGGTGCTGCATGTCTTCTTCACAGCAATGGTCGCCTATGCGTTCTCGAGACAGGAGCTCATCGGGCGGAAGGTGTACATGCTGCTTGGAATCATTACGATGATCTTCAGCGGAGGCCTCATTCCGTACTACCTGCTCATTCGCGATCTGCATCTGCTGGACAGCTTTCTCGTCTATATCATTCCGGCGATGTTTAATTTCTTCGATCTGATTATCTTCCTGGCATTCTTCCGGGAGATTCCGTCAGGCCTTGTGGAAGCGGCGAAGATTGACGGGGCTAACGATTTTGGCATATTCGTGCGGGTCATTATCCCGGTATCGATGCCGGTCATCGCGACGATTGCGCTGTTCCACGGCGTGTATCAATGGAATGATTATTTTACTGGGATAATCTACATCAACAACATGGATCTGCAGCCGATTCAAACCTTCCTGTACCGCGTTATTGCCCAGTCGAGCTCGAACCTGATGATGGCGGCAATGCCAGGCGGCATTCAGAAGAGCGTCACCTCGCAGTCGATCAAGCTCGCGACGATGGTTGTGACTACGCTGCCGATCGTGCTGGTATATCCATTCCTGCAGAAGTATTTTGTCAAAGGGATGATGATTGGTTCGATCAAGGGCTGA
- a CDS encoding ABC transporter permease produces MSADLSYELSAKQQQPVSRKVRALKLVRKLAGQRYLQVMALLGVAWMIIFNYIPMYSVIIAFKEYNIIHSVHEAKWVGLEHFREFLDDDELPGVIWNTVGMSLIKLVVAFPLPIIFALFLNELRSLQLKKLVQTISYLPHFLSWVILGGILTTWLADVGIINHLLMALGIIHEPISYLAEPSYFWSIVITSDIWKELGWSAIIYLAAIAGVSPEMYEAATIDGAGRFQKMWFVTLPSISGTITILFILAVSGILNSNFDQILVLRNSLNESASNVIDVYVYQTGIVSSRYSYSAAVGLIKSVIALVLLLGANQVSKKLNDTSLF; encoded by the coding sequence ATGAGTGCCGATTTGAGTTATGAGCTGTCTGCCAAGCAGCAGCAGCCGGTTAGCCGGAAGGTCAGGGCGCTGAAGCTGGTCCGCAAGTTAGCTGGCCAGAGGTATTTGCAGGTAATGGCGCTGCTCGGCGTGGCGTGGATGATTATTTTCAACTACATCCCGATGTACAGCGTGATCATCGCCTTCAAGGAATACAACATTATCCACTCGGTGCACGAAGCGAAATGGGTCGGACTCGAGCACTTCCGCGAATTCCTCGACGATGATGAGCTGCCTGGCGTCATTTGGAACACGGTCGGCATGAGCCTTATCAAGCTTGTGGTCGCTTTTCCGCTGCCGATTATTTTCGCGCTGTTCCTGAACGAGCTTCGTTCACTCCAGCTCAAGAAACTGGTCCAAACGATTTCGTATCTGCCGCACTTCCTGTCATGGGTTATTCTCGGCGGCATTCTGACGACGTGGCTCGCCGATGTCGGCATTATCAATCATCTGCTCATGGCGCTTGGAATCATTCATGAGCCCATCAGCTACCTGGCGGAGCCGAGCTACTTCTGGTCGATCGTCATCACTTCGGATATATGGAAAGAGCTTGGCTGGTCGGCGATCATCTACCTTGCGGCAATCGCAGGCGTATCGCCGGAAATGTACGAGGCCGCGACAATCGACGGAGCAGGCCGATTTCAGAAAATGTGGTTCGTCACCCTGCCAAGCATCAGCGGCACGATTACGATTCTGTTCATCCTCGCGGTGAGCGGCATTCTGAACTCGAACTTCGATCAAATTCTCGTCCTGCGCAACTCGCTCAATGAGAGCGCCAGCAACGTTATCGACGTTTACGTCTACCAGACTGGTATCGTGAGCAGCCGCTATTCCTACTCTGCCGCAGTCGGACTGATCAAGTCGGTGATTGCGCTCGTCCTGCTGCTTGGCGCGAATCAAGTGTCGAAGAAGCTGAACGACACGTCGTTGTTTTAA
- a CDS encoding GNAT family N-acetyltransferase translates to MDVKPIVLTGSRVQLEPLENGHVEGLYEAGRYPEIWEVTQGTMATLDDAKAYVDKALSLQGDVRFVIKDRASGAVLGSTRLFDISAANRSLEIGSTWLTPSVWRTSVNTECKYLLLKHCFETLGTIRVQLKTDLRNTRSQRAIERLGAVKEGVLRNHMILPNGIIRDSVYYSVLDREWPSVKERLESLMSPL, encoded by the coding sequence ATGGATGTGAAACCTATTGTGCTGACCGGCAGCCGAGTTCAGCTTGAGCCGCTGGAGAATGGGCATGTTGAAGGCTTGTACGAAGCCGGGCGATACCCGGAAATTTGGGAAGTTACGCAGGGCACGATGGCCACGCTGGATGATGCCAAAGCATACGTGGACAAGGCGCTCAGCTTGCAGGGGGATGTACGGTTTGTCATCAAGGACCGTGCATCCGGGGCTGTTCTCGGCAGCACGCGGCTGTTCGATATCTCCGCTGCTAACCGCAGCCTCGAAATCGGTTCGACTTGGCTGACACCGTCGGTGTGGCGCACGAGCGTGAATACGGAGTGCAAATATTTGCTGCTGAAGCACTGCTTCGAGACGCTCGGCACGATCCGCGTCCAGTTGAAGACCGACCTGCGCAACACCAGATCGCAGAGGGCAATCGAGCGCCTCGGCGCCGTGAAGGAAGGCGTGCTGCGCAACCACATGATCCTGCCGAACGGCATCATCCGCGACTCGGTCTACTACAGCGTCCTCGACCGCGAATGGCCGTCGGTCAAGGAGCGGTTGGAGAGCTTGATGAGTCCGTTGTAG